One Hallerella porci genomic window, AATTCGGAAATGGTTCGTTGAAAATAATTTCATCGAAAGAATTATTGAAATTCCAGGCGGATATTTCGAAGACACGAACATTTCAACCGTTTTAATCATTCTAAAAAAGAATCGTCAAAAAACGTCTATCATTTTTGAGCGAAACGGAAAAGAAATTGAAGTCGAAAAAGGAAATTTAGAGTCGTCGCTTAGTCCGTCAATGTATTTTCCAATCGAAGATAGAAAAGAAAAAATAGACATCGTTGATTTGGAGCTTTCGGCGGAAAATGGTTTCTTGAAAAAATTGAGAGCAGAACTTAGATTTACATATTTTGCAAATTCAAGCGGATTGAATCCGATTGATGTGAAAAGTTTCGTTGAAAAAATCAAAGATGAAATCAAAAAATTTGAAAAAGAATTTTTGACGGATGAAAATAAATTTCAAAAAGTGGAATTAAATCAAGTGGATTTGTTCGGATAGGATTTGGAATTTTGGGAAAAATTTTGTATATTATTAAAGCCTAAGTCGTTTACAAGGTTCGCCCTTGCGCCATAGGCAAGTTGGGTTACATCTGCTGCCAGAAAGATGAAAAATAGGCATTTGCGTTAGCGAGTGTCTATTTTTTATTTTATTTCGCTTAGCGCAAAGCAATAATAAACTCCATTAAATATCAAATAAAGATTAGTTTTGTTTAAATTCTTATCAATTCTTTTGATCGACAATCTAAACTCTTTCAAAACATCAATCAATCTATATTCTTTGTTATAAAAATCTATTGCAACTGAGTCAGCTTGTTTAAGCCCGTTTCTAAAATTACGTCCCAATTTTTTTAAACTTTCTACTTTTTTGAAATCACAAGAAATTCCATTTACATAAGCATCTGGTCTTTTATTTCCATTTCCATTCCAAGCTTCCGATAACATAGCAACCGCATTATTCGCATTTACCAAAGCTTGCGCCGTTTTAAGTTCCTTTTCGAAAATTTCACGGGCGTTTGAACTTTTCTCGCTTTCAACAATTCGATTCCGTGCGACGTATAACTGCTTGTTTATTTCTACAAAATCTTCGTTTGGTTGCCGTTGTTTGGCTGCGTTCAATGTTGTCAAAATACGTGCAGCACAAAGAGTTTCGTCAAGTCGGTTTCGCTTCTTGCTTGGTTCCGTGTAACTTTGCTTTAATCGTTCGACTTTCGCATTTATTCGCTTTCGGTTCGCATCATCTTCGCCACCTTGCGCCGTAGGCTTATTCTTCGGCGGTTCTTTCCCGCCGTTTCCAGAATTCTCTATCTGCTTTTGTGTTTCCGCTTCTTTGACTTCATACTTGCCGTCGATTTCTGGATCCCACATCACCATAGAACAACGGCATTGAAAATCTGTTCCCGGCATCCCGTGATACATAAAGAAATCACCAAAATACACCAAAACTTTTTCTAAAACTTAGTCAATTTTTGTCTATTTTTACTCACTTAATGCAAAGAAATTTTGCCATTTTTTGACACGTTCAGACTTTTCTTTTTCAAAAAACAAAAAATTTTCCGAGCAATTTACCGAAAAAATTTTCTATTCTTTTTGAAAATTCAATTCGGAGTTTTTATGGAAAATAATCGAAGCGTTCAACTTCATCGGATTTATCGACACTTTAAAGGAAAATATTATGCGACGCTTGCGCTGATTGTGAATGCCGAAAACGATGAGCCGATGGAGCTTTACAAAGCGCTTTATGGCGAAGGCAAATTGTATGTGCGAACGGTGAATAATTTTTTAACCGAAGTGGATAAAATAAAATATCCAACGGCGAAGCAATTTTATCGATTTGAAGTCGTCGAAGATTTTGAAAAATAATGCGCCCGTTTTTTGAAAATCAAAATTTTTGCTCATTAAATTTTTCGTTATTTTTCTACTTTTAACGCATGTTTACTCTTCCTTTAAAAGTGCTCCCGAGTCACGTGAACGCAAACCGCGTGATGCGCATTACGGGAATTTTGGATGCGTTACAAGACACATCGCTTTTGTGGCTCGATACCTTCCCCGCGTTTCATGAATTTTTGAATAAAAATGGACTCGGAATGCTTCTCGCTTATCGGCAAGTGGACATCATCCGCTTTCCGAAATACAAAGAAGATTTGCGCGTGGTCACGGGAGTTTTTGATTGCAAAAAAACTTTTGGTTACCGCAATACTTTCATCTATGACGCCGAAGGAAATGCGATTGTAAAAACGTGGAGCATCGGCGCTTTCGTGAATATGCAAAATGGCGAACTCACGGTGATTCCCGACGATGTTGCGGCAAAAGTGCAATTCACTGAAAAAGAAGAAATGGATTACTCCGATCGAAAATTGCGAATTCCGAAAGTTCCGTTTGAATTGCGCGATACGATTCTCGTGAAAAAAAGCGACATCGATTTTTACGGTCATATGAACAATAGCCGCTACATGGAAAAGGCGCTTGAATTTATCGACGAAAATCAAGTGAAGCGGCTGCGGGTTTCGTACAAGAAAAGCGCACAATTTGGCGATACAATTCTTGTCGAATCCGCCAAAACAGAAAACGGAGAATTTTTCCGTTTGCGTGCTCCTGACGGCGATGTTTTCACTCTCATTGAATTTATCACCGTTTAACGATTTCTATTTTTCGGTTAACATTTTTTGGAGAAACCGATGGACAAGCCTTCGCCCAGTACGGATTTGCAAATCCGAAACGTTTTCAAAAATTTTGGCAGCAAAGCCGTTCTCAAAGGAATTGACGTTGACATTCGTCACGGTGAATTTGTCACTCTTCTCGGGCCTTCGGGATGCGGCAAAACAACTTTGCTTCGCATTATCGGCGGTTTTGAAAAAGCAGATTCTGGCGAAGTTTTGTTAAACGGCAATGTCATTTCGAATCGTTCTCCGGCAAAGCGTCCGATCAATACGGTTTTTCAAAATTACGCGCTCTTTCCGCATTTGAATATTTTCAACAATGTCGCCTTCGGACTCAAAAGTCAAAAGCGTCCGAAAGAAGAAATTGAACGCCGCGTAAACGAGATGCTCGAACTCGTAAACATTACCGACCTCGCACGAGAAATGCCCGCGACACTTTCTGGCGGCCAAAAGCAACGCGTTGCCCTCGCCCGCGCTCTCGTCAACGAGCCCGAAATTCTTTTGCTCGATGAACCGCTTTCTGCTCTCGATGCAAACCTCCGCAAAAAACTCCAAGTGGAACTTCGCGAACTGCAAAAGAAAACCGATACTACTTTTATTTTAGTCACTCACGACCAAGATGAAGCGATTGCGGTGAGCGACCGCATTTTGGTCATGTATCAAGGTCAAATTATTCAAGACGGTTCTCCCGAAGATGTTTACGAACATCCCGCAAATCGTTTTGTCGCAACATTCATCGGCGAAGCGAATATTCTCGAATGCGACCGCGTTGCCGAAAATTTAGCGCAGACGAATTTTGGCAATTTGAAATTGGAAAAAGATCCGGCGTGGAAAATAAACGAAAGCGGCAAATGCCACGGCGGCATCGCAATTCGCATGGAAGATATTCACGTTTGCACTCCCGATGAAAATTTTTCCGAAAATGTTTTTCCGGCAAAAATTTTGCAGCGCATTTTCCGCGGCGATTACTGGGAACTGATTGCGGAACTTCCGGGAGTTTCTAATTTCGAAAGTTTAAAACTCCGCGTGATGACCGACCCCGATGAAATTTACAATCCGGGCGATCAAGTGAAATTGTACATGGAACCGCAATATTTGCAAGTGTTGAGCGATTAAGATGCAAGCGACCGAAGTCTTTGAAGGGAAACTCACAACCCGCAGCCGCATGCGAAAATTCGGCGCTCTTTTAACGGGCCCAGGAATTTTATGGCTTCTCATTTTTCTGCTTTTGCCGACTATTTTTTTAATGGTTTTAGCTTTTGCAGAACGCGGCAGTTACGGAAGCATTAACTGGAATTTTTCTTTCGCCAATTTAACGCGACTTTTCGGATTCAGTTCTTTCGGATGGTCGCCCGATAATTTGCTCATCTTGTGGCGCAGTTTAAAGATTGCGGTTTTCACCACATTTCTCTGTTTGGTT contains:
- a CDS encoding DUF1653 domain-containing protein codes for the protein MENNRSVQLHRIYRHFKGKYYATLALIVNAENDEPMELYKALYGEGKLYVRTVNNFLTEVDKIKYPTAKQFYRFEVVEDFEK
- a CDS encoding acyl-[acyl-carrier-protein] thioesterase, translated to MFTLPLKVLPSHVNANRVMRITGILDALQDTSLLWLDTFPAFHEFLNKNGLGMLLAYRQVDIIRFPKYKEDLRVVTGVFDCKKTFGYRNTFIYDAEGNAIVKTWSIGAFVNMQNGELTVIPDDVAAKVQFTEKEEMDYSDRKLRIPKVPFELRDTILVKKSDIDFYGHMNNSRYMEKALEFIDENQVKRLRVSYKKSAQFGDTILVESAKTENGEFFRLRAPDGDVFTLIEFITV
- a CDS encoding ABC transporter ATP-binding protein, yielding MDKPSPSTDLQIRNVFKNFGSKAVLKGIDVDIRHGEFVTLLGPSGCGKTTLLRIIGGFEKADSGEVLLNGNVISNRSPAKRPINTVFQNYALFPHLNIFNNVAFGLKSQKRPKEEIERRVNEMLELVNITDLAREMPATLSGGQKQRVALARALVNEPEILLLDEPLSALDANLRKKLQVELRELQKKTDTTFILVTHDQDEAIAVSDRILVMYQGQIIQDGSPEDVYEHPANRFVATFIGEANILECDRVAENLAQTNFGNLKLEKDPAWKINESGKCHGGIAIRMEDIHVCTPDENFSENVFPAKILQRIFRGDYWELIAELPGVSNFESLKLRVMTDPDEIYNPGDQVKLYMEPQYLQVLSD